From Oncorhynchus mykiss isolate Arlee chromosome 25, USDA_OmykA_1.1, whole genome shotgun sequence, a single genomic window includes:
- the LOC110505598 gene encoding protein FAM181A produces the protein MRILNRGHDFKDEEEYNLHGLVWWYGLKYLHCKMASADSDVKTLLNFVNLASSDIKAALDKSAPCRRSVDHRKYLQKQLKRFSQKYARMPRCHTHRSTESSIAKDVVNKSSEYSLETIHPSTTRINEKGGSDAQDVENARMAQTPTVDSDNSKQEQVPMRKRQLPASFWEEPRLSQTNTDYLQYGWKKSQCVIGINDVEKIKKAHEELTPSLLLCNRRGSVEKEPLKLDVASHNVNVCGFCPFQYHGHHVFQSHVVVPQSAVGLWGKATVAETETPDITHRHKNYTHVVVKPIPTKPTVPPSIFNVFGFI, from the exons atgagaATCCTCAACAGGGGACATG attttaaAGATGAAGAAGAATATAATTTGCATGGACTTGTTTGGTGGTATGGATTAAAATATTTACACTGTAAAATGGCAAGTGCAGACAGTGATGTGAAAACGTTACTGAACTTTGTAAACTTGGCATCCAGTGACATCAAGGCGGCTCTGGACAAATCAGCCCCTTGCAGGCGCTCTGTGGACCACAGGAAATACCTGCAGAAACAGCTCAAGCGGTTTTCTCAGAAATACGCTCGGATGCCCAGATGCCACACACACAGGTCCACGGAGTCTAGCATCGCCAAAGATGTGGTGAACAAGTCCAGCGAGTATTCATTGGAGACAATTCACCCGAGCACGACGCGCATCAACGAAAAAGGGGGTTCGGATGCGCAAGACGTAGAGAACGCAAGGATGGCTCAAACCCCAACTGTAGACAGTGATAACAGTAAGCAAGAACAGGTACCCATGAGGAAACGTCAACTCCCTGCATCGTTTTGGGAGGAACCCCGATTATCCCAAACCAACACAGACTATTTGCAGTATGGATGGAAAAAGAGCCAATGTGTGATAGGAATCAACGatgttgaaaaaataaaaaaagctcaCGAGGAACTAACACCGAGCTTGCTTCTCTGCAATAGACGCGGCTCTGTTGAGAAAGAACCGCTCAAACTGGACGTGGCCTCTCATAACGTCAATGTTTGCGGTTTCTGTCCGTTTCAGTACCACGGACACCACGTCTTTCAGAGTCACGTAGTTGTTCCACAAtcggctgtgggactctgggggAAAGCCACAGTGGCTGAAACGGAAACACCCGACATAACACACCGACATAAGAACTACACGCATGTCGTGGTCAAACCCATACCGACTAAACCCACGGTCCCGCCATCCATTTTCAACGTGTTTGGGTTCATTTAA